One part of the Pelagicoccus sp. SDUM812003 genome encodes these proteins:
- a CDS encoding biopolymer transporter ExbD has translation MKSSEKYKRCMAEARIDISPLIDMVFILLVFFVVTTIFVEETGLEAATASSGEVDARPEALELVIDSRRMVTVNG, from the coding sequence ATGAAGAGTTCCGAAAAATACAAGCGGTGCATGGCGGAGGCCCGCATCGATATCTCGCCTCTGATCGACATGGTTTTCATCCTGTTGGTCTTTTTCGTGGTGACCACCATCTTCGTGGAGGAGACTGGATTGGAAGCGGCCACCGCAAGCTCCGGGGAGGTCGATGCCAGGCCTGAGGCCCTGGAGCTAGTCATCGACTCGCGACGCATGGTGACGGTCAATGGGTAG
- a CDS encoding MoxR family ATPase, protein MSSWSERVRNEVGKAILGQEEIVERMLVALLADGHVLLEGMPGLAKTLLIKSLGTALGLEFERVQFTPDLLPSDVIGTMVYQAQSGQFEPHKGPIFANLVLADEINRAPAKVQSALLEAMQEKQVTLGPTSHKLPKPFFVMATQNPVEQEGTYPLPEAQRDRFLFKLLVDYPSHEDEFEMMRRWGQVTEKPELRPVASGEELLQLRSEVDAVHVAEEIQVYILELVRATREMAQSGRPEDRLLSYGASPRASISLYQASRALAWLRGMDHVSPSIVKDIFLDAMRHRVGLSYEAEAEEISADEVLKRILDSTPMPSGRVAHR, encoded by the coding sequence ATGAGCAGCTGGTCTGAACGCGTCAGAAACGAAGTCGGAAAAGCCATCCTCGGACAGGAGGAGATCGTGGAACGCATGCTGGTCGCCCTTCTGGCGGACGGTCACGTGCTTCTTGAAGGAATGCCGGGTCTGGCCAAGACCCTCTTGATCAAGAGCCTCGGCACCGCCCTCGGACTCGAATTCGAACGCGTGCAGTTCACCCCTGACCTTCTGCCCAGCGACGTCATCGGCACCATGGTCTACCAGGCTCAGTCGGGACAGTTCGAACCGCACAAGGGTCCGATCTTCGCCAATCTGGTGCTTGCGGACGAAATCAACCGCGCCCCGGCCAAGGTGCAAAGCGCCTTGCTGGAAGCCATGCAGGAGAAGCAGGTCACTCTCGGCCCCACCTCGCACAAGCTTCCCAAGCCCTTTTTCGTCATGGCGACGCAGAACCCGGTGGAGCAGGAAGGCACCTACCCGCTGCCCGAAGCGCAACGGGACCGCTTTCTCTTCAAGCTGCTGGTCGACTATCCGAGCCACGAAGACGAATTCGAAATGATGCGACGCTGGGGACAAGTCACCGAAAAGCCGGAGCTACGACCCGTGGCCTCTGGCGAGGAGCTGCTGCAGCTGCGCAGCGAGGTGGACGCAGTTCACGTGGCCGAGGAGATACAGGTCTACATTCTGGAACTGGTCCGCGCCACCCGAGAGATGGCTCAGTCGGGCCGACCCGAGGATCGCCTGCTTTCCTACGGCGCCTCGCCTCGCGCTTCCATCAGCCTCTATCAAGCCAGTCGAGCCCTCGCTTGGCTGCGCGGCATGGATCACGTTTCTCCCAGCATCGTGAAGGACATTTTCCTCGACGCGATGCGACATCGCGTCGGTCTCAGCTACGAAGCGGAAGCTGAAGAGATTTCCGCAGACGAAGTGCTGAAACGCATATTAGACTCCACACCCATGCCATCAGGCCGCGTCGCCCACCGCTAG
- a CDS encoding DUF58 domain-containing protein codes for MSPSSDNSNHLSNLSATVALLRRLEWRARLVVQSALGGEYKSSFRGKGMEFDQVVKYEFGDDVRDIDWNVTARLGEAYRKKFVEEREITLFLLFEDTPSLQFGSGETSKRDALLELASLLMLLSAVNGDRISLLHATPQGYTLSKSATGRGRIMNTAANLMGHPAPPALGEQQAQIPWRYLTKAAPRHSIFIWLGDFPARPAPEAWPVLRRRYQPVGFRISDPWEMQLPKTGRQPVYDPVSGELFTLNGGSASQRAAHADWKEARDQGFQALFPQKSDRLTLVAGHDAIEAVTEFFHQRMKRFARL; via the coding sequence ATGTCACCTTCATCGGACAACTCCAACCACCTTTCCAACCTTTCGGCGACCGTCGCATTGCTTCGGCGACTCGAATGGCGGGCTCGACTGGTGGTGCAGAGCGCCCTCGGAGGCGAGTACAAATCGAGCTTCCGCGGCAAGGGCATGGAATTCGACCAGGTGGTGAAATACGAGTTCGGCGACGACGTGCGCGACATCGACTGGAACGTCACCGCCCGCCTTGGCGAAGCCTATAGGAAAAAGTTCGTCGAGGAGCGCGAGATCACCCTTTTCCTGCTTTTCGAGGATACCCCGTCCCTCCAGTTCGGCTCCGGAGAAACGAGCAAACGCGACGCCCTGCTGGAGCTTGCGAGCTTGCTGATGCTGCTCAGCGCCGTCAACGGCGACCGCATTTCCCTGCTGCATGCCACGCCACAAGGCTATACGCTGAGCAAGTCCGCCACCGGTCGTGGGCGCATCATGAATACAGCGGCAAACCTCATGGGACATCCCGCCCCGCCAGCCCTCGGCGAGCAGCAGGCCCAGATACCCTGGCGCTACCTTACCAAAGCCGCCCCGCGTCACAGCATTTTCATTTGGCTAGGAGACTTTCCCGCCCGTCCCGCTCCGGAGGCCTGGCCGGTTCTGCGGCGACGCTATCAACCGGTGGGCTTCCGCATCTCGGATCCATGGGAAATGCAGCTTCCGAAAACGGGCCGTCAGCCAGTCTACGATCCGGTCAGCGGCGAGCTGTTCACCCTAAATGGCGGCTCCGCCTCCCAAAGAGCGGCGCATGCCGATTGGAAGGAAGCCCGCGATCAGGGATTTCAAGCGCTCTTCCCGCAAAAGAGCGATCGCCTCACCCTCGTCGCTGGACACGACGCCATCGAGGCCGTCACCGAATTCTTTCACCAACGCATGAAACGGTTCGCTAGGCTATGA
- a CDS encoding VWA domain-containing protein encodes MNTLRFESPYWFLALLLLPLVAWLRGRRSVAALILPFAGSWKRQTFVGSSKLPTLFAFLTALGIIVALARPQSVATEKHSKSLGYDIILAIDLSGSMEAEDYVVDRQRVNRLQAVKPVLSAFINKRENDRIGIIAFAGRAYTVAPLTFNHEWLGKQTERLQIGLIEDGTAIGDAIAVASSRLLEGAKERAGEREGAFIVLLTDGENTAGMMEPMEGAKLAKDANIRVYTIAAGRNGYVPFPRRNQAGERIGTTRQLMRVDIETLQKIAGETNGEFFRAEDSDTIESAFSKIDESSKIEFEVQQYSVVTELFPFVLMFSGACAVLSVATSVRESKEALA; translated from the coding sequence TTGAATACGCTCAGATTCGAGTCTCCCTATTGGTTTCTGGCCCTGCTGCTGCTGCCCTTGGTGGCTTGGCTCAGAGGTCGACGTTCCGTGGCCGCTCTCATCCTTCCTTTCGCCGGTTCCTGGAAACGACAGACCTTCGTCGGCAGTTCCAAACTTCCCACGCTTTTCGCCTTCCTCACTGCCCTGGGAATCATCGTCGCTCTGGCCCGTCCCCAAAGCGTGGCTACGGAAAAGCACTCCAAGAGCCTTGGCTACGACATCATTCTGGCCATCGACCTATCCGGTTCCATGGAGGCTGAGGACTACGTGGTGGACCGCCAGAGGGTCAACCGGCTGCAAGCGGTCAAACCAGTGCTCAGCGCCTTCATCAACAAGCGGGAAAACGATCGCATCGGCATCATCGCTTTCGCAGGACGGGCCTACACCGTCGCCCCCTTGACCTTCAATCACGAGTGGCTGGGAAAGCAAACCGAGCGTTTACAGATCGGCTTGATCGAGGATGGCACCGCCATCGGCGACGCCATCGCCGTGGCCTCCTCCCGCTTGCTTGAAGGAGCAAAGGAGCGAGCGGGCGAGCGCGAAGGCGCTTTCATCGTCTTGCTAACCGACGGCGAGAACACCGCCGGTATGATGGAGCCGATGGAGGGAGCGAAGCTGGCCAAAGATGCCAACATTCGCGTCTACACCATAGCCGCTGGAAGAAATGGATACGTGCCCTTCCCGCGTCGCAACCAGGCAGGAGAACGCATCGGAACCACCCGCCAGCTGATGCGTGTCGATATCGAAACCCTGCAAAAAATCGCCGGTGAGACAAATGGCGAGTTCTTCCGTGCCGAAGATTCGGATACCATCGAGAGCGCCTTCAGCAAGATCGACGAATCCAGCAAGATCGAGTTCGAGGTGCAGCAGTATTCCGTCGTGACGGAGCTCTTCCCATTCGTGCTGATGTTTTCAGGAGCATGCGCGGTACTTTCAGTGGCGACGAGCGTTCGCGAGTCGAAGGAGGCCCTAGCATGA